CGGCTGGAAATACGGCAGCAATTCGTCGGTACGCTTGAGCGCGTTGCGCAAGGCCCCTTCCCGCTCGACCTGGTCCGAGACTTCACGGCGCACTTCCTGATTGAACACCGCGTAGCTGTCGCGTCCGGCACTCTTGACCCGGTACATCGCCGCATCGGCATCGCGCAGCAAGTCGGCGGGCTCCATATGAAACTGGCTGTCGGCGCTGACGATACCGATGCTGCAGGACGAAAAAACCTCATAGCCATTGATCAAAAACGGCAGGTCAAACGCCACCAGAATCCGTTCGGCGATTTCGATCACCACGTCCAGCGGCGCGTCGGGTGCCAGCACGGAAAACTCATCGCCGCCCAGGCGTGCGAGCATGTCGGTGTCGCGCAGGCAACCGCGTAAACGGTGGGCGGCCTGCCTCAACAGCAGGTCGCCAAAATGGTGGCCGAGGCTGTCGTTGACCAGTTTGAAACGGTCGAGGTCGATGAACATCACCGCCAGGTGCCCGCCTTCGCTGCCGAACTGCGACCAGGCCAGATTGAGGCGCTGTTGCAGGTAGGTACGATTCGGCAGCCCGGTCAGCGCATCGTGGGAGTTCTCGTGCTGCAACTTGGCATTGGCGTGATCGAGCTCGCGAGTGCGGTTCTGCACCCGGGCTTCCAGCTTGAGGTTGGCGGCATGGATCGCTTCGGCGGCCGTGCGGCGCGATAACGCGGTGTCGATGTGCCGCGACACGAACGTCAGCAATTCCTGGTCACGCAGGGTATAGCGCACCTGCGAGGTATAGCTTTGCACTGCCAGCACGCCACGCACCACATCGCCATCGAACAAGGGAATGCCCAGCCAGGAATAGGATTGGAAATACGCATCGGCCACTTCGATTTCACCGTGCGCAGTCAATCGCTCGGCTTCGTCGGCGTCAATCAGGCAAGGTCGGCGCTGACGGATCACGTACTCGGTCAAGCCCCGGCTCCCACGCCGTGCCACCGGGCAGGTCGTCTGCCGCTCATCAACGTAATAGGGAAAGGTCACTTCACTGGTCGCGTCGTCGAACAGCGCAATGTAGAAGTTCCGCGCGAACAACAGATCACCGACGATGCCATGCAGGGTTTGAAACAACTCAGCCATGTCGCCAGGCTGGCTGGACAGTTCAGCGATCTGGAACAGCGCGCTCTGCAGATGCTCGGCGCGCTCTCGTTCTGCCACTTCCTGCCGCAATGCGTCGTTGAGTGCCGACAGCTCCAGGGTACGACGTATCACCGTCGCTTCCAGGTCCTCTCGGTGCAGGATCCGGTCCAGCGCCATGGCCACGTGGCGTGCCACCACCAGAAACAGCGCGCGGTCCTCGGCGCTGTAGGTTCGGGAAACCTCGTAGACCTGCATCGCGAGCATGCCGAACACGTCATCCGAGGCATTTTTCAACGGTGCCCCCATCCAGAACTCGGGACGATCACCCACGCAGTAAAAACGCTCCTCGGCCTGAGCCGCGAGAATGCCTGCGGCGTCGATCAGCAACGGCTGGCCCGTGGTCAACACTTGCCCGGTCAAGGACAGGTGTGACGGGTCAAGGTATTCGTAGTGCTGGGACTCGACGGCATCAACGTCGATGATGTCGACGTAATACGGATAGTCGATCTTGCCACTGTGCGGGTCATACAACGCGAGATAAAAGTTCTCGGCATCGATCAGGCTCGCCAATAGTTGGTGAACCCCCACCAGAAACACTGACCGGTCGCGGGTCGAACTGGCCAGGTAGGTAATTTCATACAGCACACGCTGAGTAATCTGCGCACGGGCAAGCGTATTGGTCTGTACCTCAATGCCCAGGCGCTGGGCAAATTCGGCGAGCGCCGGTTCAGCGGCATCGTCGACTGGCGCAAGCAGCCAACCCAGTTCACTCTCGCCCTTGCCGGTCGGCCAGCGGTGCAATCGCCAGGTCAGGCAAAAGGCTTCGAACTCGTCATTCGCAACACTTGAAGGCCACCGCGCACGTGGATCGCCCTGCCCGACCAAATGCATTTGTTCACCGGCGCGGTAAACCACCCACGCGGTGGTGTGCCCCCAGTTGCGCGCTGAATCCAGCAATTGTTCGATCGTATTTTCGTTGCCAGCGTACGCCATGCCGACAGTCTCCGAATTTCCTTTTCGTTGAGATGCAACCACGTGGCAATCGTTCGATTGCCGCGCAGAGTCGTTGCATGGACGAACACTCATCAGCGCTCCCTGAGCCAGTAACTGGCGATACTTACTGAGTGATTGCTAGCATTGCGCCAGTGAGCATCCCGTTTAAAGCTTATAGAGCTTTTATTCAATAGATTTTTTCGGTTTGCTACACACGTTAGTCCAGGACCTGTATCTGCGTCAGCCCTACCCGCTCGGCCTGCTCTGAAATCTCCGCTGGCGTCGCATCCGCATTGGGCATGATCAGGCTGTTCTCTCCATCCCCAAAATGCAGTTGCAACAGATGCATCGCCGCCTCATGGACAGGAAGCAGAGGCTGATTGAACTCGAACACGTGAGTGCGGGGCTCGCCGTTGAACAGGTATTGCACAGTGTAGTGGCGCATGCCGGGATCCTCGTAATGGGAGAAGTGCGCACGGTTGAACTAACCTTCAATTTCCAATGATGTCCAGCATGCCCTCATTCGAGGAAGTGAATATGAAATTCGCATTCGTCGCTGCCGCAGTCGCCGTCATGCTCACCTCATCGCTTCCCGCCAATGCGGTCGCCACTGAAGAGACCGAAGCCATCCGCCCTTTTCAGATCCACGTTCCTGACCGCGATCTGGCGGATCTGCGTGAGCGCATTGCGGCGACCCGCTGGCCGGATAAAGAGACGGTTTCCGATCGGTCCCAGGGCGCTCAACTGGAACAATTGAAGGCGCTGGTTCACTACTGGGGCACGAGTTACGACTGGCGCAAAGTGGAGGCCCGGCTCAACGCCTTGCCGCAGTACGTCACGACGATCGATGGCGTGGACATCCATTTCATCTGGGTGCGCTCTCCCCGTCCGAACGCTTTGCCGTTGATCATGACCCACGGTTGGCCAGGCTCCATTCTCGAGTTTATTGATGTCGTCGGCCCGCTCTCCGACCCCGTCGCTCACGGGGGCAACGCGGCGGATGCATTTGATGTGGTGATTCCGTCGATCCCTGGCTATGGCTTCTCCGGAAAACCGACGGGGATTGGCTGGGACCCGGATCATATTGCACGGGCATGGGCGCAGTTGATGAAACGCCTCGAGTACACGCGGTACGTCGCCCAGGGTGGCGACTGGGGTGGCCCGATCACCAGCGCGATGGCGCGCCAGGCACCGGCCGGATTGCTCGGCATTCACCTCAACCTGCCGGCCACAATTCCGCCGGAAGCGACTGCGGCACTCGCTGCGGGCGGGCCGGCACCGGAGAACTTCTCCGCGCAGGAACGCGCCACCTTCGACGCCGTTGCCACACTGATCAAGCAGGGCAACCTGGCGTACAGCGCAATGATGGCCGCAAGACCGCAGATGATGGGCTACGGCGTAGCGGATTCACCGAGCTTTCTCGCGGCGCTCCTGCTCGTTCACCCGGGATTTTCAAAATGGATGTACGGCGCCGACGCTCAACAGCTGCCGACAAAGGATCAAGTGCTGGATAACTTCACGTTGTACTGGCTCACGAACAGCGCCGCTTCGGCAGGACGGCTGTATTGGGAAAACAAAGGGCGCAGCCCCCTTTCCTCTGCGGCACAGAAGACCACCGAGATTTCCCTGCCAGTGGCGGTCACAGTGTTTCCAGATGACGTTTATTTCCCTCCGGAAACCTGGGCCCGACGCGCCTACAGCCGTCTGATCTACTTCCATCAAGCCGACAAAGGCGGTCACTTTGCAGCCTGGGAACAGCCCCGCCTCTTTACTGAAGAACTTCGCACAGCGTTCAAGTCTCTGCGTTAGCGGTGCCTGGTATGTGTGAGAGGATGCTGGCGGCCAGGAGCGGACCGGTGTCCCACTGCACAATGATCCAGGTTGTTTACCAAGGAGGGAGCGTACTTATGAAGCCCGTCAGAATCAGGACTCTGGAAAGCACGGATGCTGAAGCGTTGCTGACATTTGAATTGGACAATCGCGAGTGGTTCGAGCGCCACATTGACGCGCGTGACGCTGCTTTCTACTCGACGCGGGGTGTCACCGAGCACATCACGGCTTATTTGTCCGATTATGCCGCCGGAACCTGGCACCCTTTTGTCATCGAAGACGCTGGCAGGAAAATAGTGGGTCGGGCGAACCTGAAAGGCATCGATACGGCAGAACGGTCGGCAGAAGTCGGCTATCGAATTGCTCAAAGTGCGTGTGGTCAAGGACTGGCCACGCAGGCGGTGGAGCATCTGATCCAGGAGGCGCGGTTGCGTTGGAACCTTAAACAACTGGTTGCCAATGTCTACGCCGCAAATATCGGCTCGGCAAAGGTACTTGCGCGCTGTGGCTTCTTGATCGAGCATCCATCCGGGCAAGAAGGGACAGCCCAGGAATATCGATTTGGCCTGTCGATTTAGACGAGTGGAAAAACAGCTATCGTTTATTCGCAGACAAAAAAAGCCCCGCCACCGAATGCGGTGCGGGGCAAAAAATTGGTTGGTTGCGGCCAACCAAAGGAGCTCTGTAGAAAACGTTTACGTACCGGGGTTAGATGCAGTCCTGTGCGGCGCGTTCAAAACTGGAAGGCAACAAGTTCGAGGCCAACAGATGCCGCTCGTAGATGAACACCTTGCCGCCGTTGCCGGCCTTGTAGGCTTCCAGCACGTTGTCCGCCGAGACTTTGCTCGGCACCACGATCCGGTAGCTGCGCTGGGTCTGCGAGACGGTCGGGTTGCCCTGCAATTTCGGTACGACGCATTCAGCGTATTGGGCCGGGGTCTTGCTGGTCTGCAAGGTCAGGGTCGGGTCGTTCGGCGCGGAGGCACAACCGGCGAGCAACAAGGCGCCGAAGGCCATGGCAGGCACACTTAAAAGACGCATCGGTCTCATCCTGAAAGGTTCGTTCATCAAATCACGCAAATTTTCGTGAGTGGTGTGTCGTTGGAGGTGATTTTCCGGGTATTGCGAACAAAGTAGAACTTGCGTTTCTTGATGGTCACTATTACCTCTAACAATAGTTGCGCGCCGTGCCGGCGGATGAATACTCAATCGCCACTGGAAACGATGGATGAGGAACTCTCCTTGAGAACGTTTGACTTGATTCGTGACGCTGTTTTGCCCGATTTCCGTGATCGGGTGGCCGAGTACCTGGTGCAGTACGAAACCGTACTACTGGGCAAACCGGCGCCCGACCTGAAGCTGGAGCAGGCCACCGCCAATCAGTTGCGCGGGTATTTGCGCGGGCTGAATACCACGCGGGTGCTGGGTATGGCGGATTGGGAGGAGCTGGATCGGCGGGTGGTGAATACGTGGCTTTTAACGATCGACCAATGACAGAAGCAGCACACAAAACCAAAAAGGAGTTTGCGTCATGACCGACGATTCAAAACTAAAAGGACCAGCGTCGTACTTCCCCTCTATTGAAAAAAAGTATGGGCAGCCGATCACCCACTGGCTAACCCTGCTCACAACAGTCAGCGGCAAGAAGCATATGGAAATGGTGGCCTTGCTCAAGACTGAACACGGCATGGGCCATGGCCATGCCAACGCATTGGTTGCGTACTTTTTAGCGAGCGCTAAAACCGACTGACGAGAGGGGTCGCATCGATATCGCAGCATTCGATACCAAGCCTTTGAAATGACTGTCAGGCCCTGCGCGCAGAGCAATACGCCACAATAAGCTGAGTGAACGCTGCCACTATCGCCTGGTCCGCTTCAGGTGAGGTAAACAACCGAAACTCCGCATCAGGCAACTCCGGCAACCCTTGTTCCGCCCCAAGAACCACCAGTCCTTGCCTCAACTGGCTGAGTGGCATGGGCGCTACCGCGAAGCCTGCAAGCGCCGCTGCCTGCAACCCGGCCGTGCTGCTGCATAACATGGCCGTGCGTTGGGCGATGCCCGCCTGAGCCAGTCGCTTCAGCGCTGCTTCGCGATAAGGGCACGGCTCGGGGAACAGGGCCAGCGGCAACGGCGTCGGTAGCTGCGTGACGGGTTGCGCCGACCAGGCCCACACCAGCGGTTCTTGCCATAGCAAAAGACCCGCTTCGCTGGTTTCGCACAGCGAACCGATGACCAACTCCAGATGCCCTTGCTTCATCAGCGCCAGTAACGTGCCAGGAATGCTCACTTGCACGTCGATCTCCATCCCTGGGTACTGCGCGGCGAAATCCTGAAAAGTGCGCAGCAGGCGAGATTCGACAAAATCCTCGGACACCCCGATCCGCAGTCGCCCGTGAAATGGCGTACGCGTCAGTTCTGCCCAGGCATCACGATTCAACACAAGGATCGTGCGCGCATAAGACAGCAGGCGCTCGCCATCGGGCGTCAGTTGCTGGGAGCGGGTGGTCCGCGTCAACAGCGGTTTACCAATCTGCTCTTCCAGTCGCCGCACATGGCCACTGACCGCAGATTGAGTAAGGTGCAGCTTTTCAGCTGCGCGACTGAAGCCTTCTTCATCGACGACAGCGACAAATGTTTTGAGCAGCAGGGTATCGAACATAGTTTTATACGTGATCAATCGAGTACTAATTTACGATTTATATTTCAAATACAACTATGTTGCAATGCCTCCCTACCCCACCACTCGAGGCGCGCCATGACTACTCTTCTGCATATTGAATGTTCTCCACGCAAGCAGCGTTCGGCGTCCCTTGAAGTCGCCCGCCGCTTCATCTCGCGTTATCAAGAACACATCCCGAACACCGAAATCCTCACGCTCGACCTCTGGAACATGGCGTTGCCGGAATTCGATGACCTGGCCATGGAGGCCAAATACGCAGGACTCAATGGCACCGCCTTGACCCCGGCGCAACAGGAGGCCTGGAACACTTTGAAAGACCTGGCTGCGCACTTGCACCGCGCGGATGTGCTGGTGATGTCCGTACCGCTTTGGAATTTCAGTATCCCGTACAAACTCAAGCACTTCATCGACCTGGTTTCGCAGAAAGACATCCTGTTCAGCTTCGACCCGGAACGCGGCCTGGAAGGCATGCTGCACAACAAAACCGCCGTGGTGGCGTACGCCCGCGGCCTGGATTTTTCGGCGCAGTCGATCACGCCGGCGGAGCGTTTCGACTTTCAGAAGCCTTATGTGGAAGCCTGGCTGCAATTCATCGGCGTGACCGATGTGCATTCGGTGATTGTGGAAAAAACCATTTTGGGGGAAGACGTTGATCGTGGCGCGCGCGAGGCTGCGACTCGGCAGGCCAGGAAACTGGCAGATGAGATCTGTCGCTGACGCTTCAGCATCAAGGCCCCCATCGCGACTGCATGCCCAACCCCATTCGCCCATCAACATTTGACCTATCCTTTATCCAACCCAGAACGCCGGTATCCGCCATGTCCGCCCCCGAATCCACCCTCCTCCAAAGTTGGCACCTTAATGCCCGGTCCTGGATCGAAGCCATCCGCGCCGGCACCATAGAAAGCCGCCACACGGTCACAGACCAGGCCATCCTGCTGGCGGTGCTGGGCCGTCAGCCCGAGCGCGTGCTCGACCTGGGCTGCGGTGAGGGCTGGCTGTTGCGTGCGTTGACGGAACGTTCCATCGAGGCGGTCGGTGTGGATGGCGATGCGACGCTGGTCGAAGCGGCCCGTGCGGCGGGAACTTCTGTGGTGCATTTGGCGAGTTATGAAGCGTTGGCGGAGGCAAAAGTCGATATCGGTCGTGACTACAACCTGATCTGCGCCAACTTCGCCTTGCTGCACCAGGACATCATCCCTCTGCTCGCCGCCATGCCTCCCCTGCTCGCCCCAGACGGTGCGCTGGTGATCCAGACACTGCATCCGTGGGCCGCAGCGGCGGGGGATTATCAGGATGGCTGGCGCACAGAGACCTTTGCCGGGTTCAAGGGGCAGTGGCAACCCATGCCCTGGTATTTCCGCACCTTGTCCAGCTGGCTCAATGCCTTGGACATGGCCGGTTTTCGGTTGGCCGGCCTGCAAGAGCCGCAGCACCCACAAAGTCCCGTGCCGCAGTCGTTGCTACTGATCGCCGAGCCTTCAGGCCGAGAGTAAGCGATGGCGCCCGGCATCACTTTCGCTTTTGCCGCGCCTGTTCCTCCTCCGCCAGCGCCTGACGAACCAGCGCCCTCGCCGCCCAGGCAGCGGCATCGAGTGATTCTTCAACGCTCGCGCCACTGATATCGCGCACGGCGATCAACGCTTCAGTGCCGATGACGATCGACAGCGCCTGCTTCAGACGTTTGCGCGCACGGGGTGTGAGCACGTCCTTCAGCGAGTCGACGATCGGCTCGATGTAGCTCATCCGTCGGCCCGGCCGCAGGGGTTCGTGGGTCTCGCTTTCCAGCCACACCGACATGAACGAACGTTCCATCACGTGCAGGCCGATCTCGTCGTCGATCAAGAGTGTGTTCAACGCGTTCGCGGCCAGGCCAATGCCTTTTACCGGATCGTCTCCCGGCCGCCAGAAGCTTTCCAGCGGCTTCATTTCGCGATCGGCGGCCAGCTCGCTGATCAACGCCTCGGTCGAGGGAAAGTAGCGATAGGCCGTGGCGCGCGAAACCATTGCGCGCTCGGCCACTTGCGCAACCGTCGGGTGAAGGCCCTCGTCGCGCAAGGCGACGGCGGCATCGATCAGCGCCTGGCGAGTTCGCAGCTTCTGGTTGGTGCGACCTTGCGTACCGCCGTTGGGGTTCGACGGGCTTGACTTCGGTATGGACATGGAATATATGAGACTCTGTCTTTTCGTGAGATATAGTCTCACAATAGACGTACAGCAACCAACCTGCAAGGTTGCCCATTATGTTTCAGCAACTGAACGCGCCTCAGGGCGCATGAGGTGTATGCCATGAATCACAACCTCCGTTCGCGGACCTGGTTTCGGCTCGCTGCGATCTACTTTGCGCTTGGCGTGATGCTGGGCGTGGCGATGGGCGCTTCCGGCGACCACTCGCTGTTCGCGGTACATGCCCATGTCAATCTGTTGGGATGGGTGTCGATGGCCCTGTTCGGCATCATCGGCTCCGCGCACCCGTCAATCACCGAAGGGCGCTTGGCGGCTGCTCAGTTCTGGACGTACAACGTGGGCGTCCCGGTGATGCTCGGCGCGCTGACGCTGCGCCTCAAGGGCTTTGCGTCGGTCGAGCCATTGATTGCTGGCGCATCCGTCCTGATTGGCTGCAGTGTGCTGCTGTTTGTGTGGCTGGTGTTTTCGCGCATCGGTGTCACGGCGGAGCACTTGAACAGCGCGACACGGGAATCGCGCCTGTCATAACGCGAAGGACCCGCAGGCGTTTTTGGGCAGCGTATCGGTGCGAGGGAGATTGACCTCGAATTGGCTGCTGCCCTTCTCACTTCGCCGACATCTTGCACAAAAGGTTCGAAGATAAAGGGCAGCGCGTTGGCGGAAATACCGATGCCGTTATCGCTGGGGCGCCCCTCTGAAACACTATCGAAGCTCCGCCCTCTTACTCCCTGTCTTTCGTCGAACGGATGAGATTGCCCCGCAATTTCACAATCGCCTTCTGCATTTTCACGAAGTCGTCGGGGTCAAGACCGGTTTGCGGGAAGCCCTCTTCCGAGAGCCCTTCACGCAGCTTTCGCCCCTCTTTCGTGAGGCTGATCCGCACCTGGCGTTCGTCTTCCGGGTCGCGCTGGCGCAGCACATAACCCATCGCTTCCAGCTTCTTCAGGATCGGCGTGAGGGTGTTGGACTCCAGGAACAGCTTTTCGCCGAGGCTGCCAACGGTCTGGTTGTCTTCCTCCCACAGTGCAACGAGGGTGATGTATTGCGTATAGGTCAGCCCGAGCCGTTCGAGCATTGGCTTATAAGCCTTGCCGAAGGCGAGATTGGAGGAATAGACCGCAAAACACAGGAATTCGGAGAGCTTCAGGTCGAGGGCGGCTGGCTTGTCGGTGGTTTTCATGGGGCGTTCTCTTTGGCCAATCTTGCAAGGCTGAAACTCTACATCGTATGCGATGGTATCGGAAGTGCGTCAACCATCGACGGGTGCGGCGCGGGCGTTCCAGGCCTGTAGCAGCCGACGGCCGGTTGACCGGGATGAACCGGGTGAACCGGGTGAACCGGCCGTGACTAGCATGCTGACTACTTACTCGCGCTTGCGTCACCGGGCCAAGGGGTAAGCCACGAGTCGGCACTCACCCTTCCATATCCGTCCCTTAAAGACCTGCAGCACGCCCAACCGCCGCTTCAATCGCCGCAACATCAATCTTCCCCATCGTCATCATCGCGTCGAATGCGCGCTTGGCTGTCGCTCGATCGGGATGTTTGATCGCCGCTGTCAGCACACGCGGGGTGATCTGCCATGACAGTCCCCACTTGTCCTGGCACCAGCCGCAGACGTTTTCCTGGCCGCCGTTTCCGACAATCGCGTTCCACAAGCGGTCCGTTTCGGCCTGGTCGTCGGTCGCCACCTGGAACGAGAACGCCTCGTTGTGCTTGACCCCCGACCCGCCGTTCAGCCCCAGGCACGGGATGCCCATCACCGTGAATTCGACGGTCAGGACATCGCCCTGCTTGCCCGCCGGGTAGTCGCCGGGTGCGCGAAGGACAGTGCCCACCGCGCTGTCGGGGAACGTCTTGGCGTAGAAGGTCGCGGCGTCCAGTGCGTCGCCGTCGTACCAGAGACAAATGGTGTTTTTACTGGTCATTTTGCTTCTCCAACAATGGGCTGACATTTCATTCTAGCCAAGCAGTCAGCCAGGCAAATGAAGGCGGCCAATACTGGCGCCTGTTGCTACTCAACGTCTTCGAACGTTCCGGTGCGCACCTCGCCGCTGCGCAGGTATCGGGTGATCAGTACTCCCGTCGGCGTGGTGCTCGAATGCACCAATGTGAAGGCCGATGCCACTGCAGTGTCGTCAAACAGGCGCTTGCCACGCCCCGGCACGACGGGAAAAATCATCAGCCGAAGTTCGTCCACCAACCCGGCTGCCAGCCGCCGCGAAGATGTCATAGGTGCGACGCCCCAGCAGCAACTCGAACGGCTGCGAGACTGATGAACGCGGCAACGATGAGTGTGCGCATGGGTCTTCTCCCAGTTCGTCTTCGTAAACGTTTGTGTACAGGGAACGCCGACAGGCGCAGTGACCGTGCAATGCATTCCCTGCCCCATAGTCGAACGGGAAACTGCGGGATCGACAGTGCGATATCCAGATAACGAGCCACTGCGAAAAAGAGTCTCGAACGCTACAATCACAGCCCTTAACCGCAAATCAGGCAAACCCGTCAGGCTATGGCGCTCGACCCTCCAACGATGTTGACCCTCTCGATCGCCCTGGCAGCGGCGGCCGCGCTGTATCTGGCGGTGGAGTGGCGCAGCATTCGTGAGCCCTCGCTGATGTTCTGGAGTGCGGGGTTTGCGACGATCACCGTGGGCTCGACACTTGCGTTGCTGCGCGGCAGCGGGCTTTTGCTGATCGGCATCTGGTTCGCCAACGGCCTGTTGGTGACGGCCCACTGGCTTTTTCTGCTCGGCGTGGCGCGCTTCACGCAGGTGCGTCTTTCTCGCGCCTGGTACCTGATCTTTGTCGCCTGGCTTGCCATGCTGTTGCTGCCCGACGAACCGTCCTGGTCGAAGATCATGCTGGTGGCCAACTCGCTGCTGGTCGCCCTGCCCACGCTCAGGGCCAGCTTCCTCCTGCGCCCCCACGGCAAGTCGTTGAGCGTGGGGGCGGTGCAGCTGCGTTATGTGCTGCTGACTCACGGGCTGTTCTACTTCATCAAGGCGATATCGGTTGTCGTTCCGGGCACGCTGATCGACCTGGCGGCCTTTCGTGGCGAGATCATCCAGATTTCTTTGGTCGAGGGTGCGATGGCGATCATGTTGATCGCGCTCTCGATGACCGGCACCGAGCGCTATCGGCGGGAGAAACGGATCGCCCGACTGGCCGCGCGTGATCCGTTGACCGCCCTGTACAACCGCCGTGCCCTCGAGGTACGGGCGTCGCGTCTGCTGGACGACGTCTCGAACACTCGACCGGGCGCCCTGCTGCTGATCGATATCGATAACTTCAAACTGGTCAACGACCTCTACGGCCATACCGCCGGCGACCAGTTGCTCATCGCGCTGAGCGAGATGATTCGTTCGGTGCTGCCAGAAGGCGCGCTGGCCGCGCGGTTGGGGGGTGACGAGTTCGTCATTCTGTTGAATAACACATCAAGCGAACAGATCGTGGGGCTGGGCAACGCACTGCGTGAGCAGTTTCACCACACGGCCTCACAGACATTCGCCACGCCTGAACGGGTCACCTTGAGCATCGGTGCCAACCTGTTTGACCAGTCGCCAACGAGTCTGGCGGCATTGATCGAGCAAGGCGATACCGCGCTGTATGAATCCAAGCGTGGCGGACGCGACCGCATCCGCCTGGTGGATCGGACCCTCGCGAGCAGCGAGCCGCAGCAGGCCCGTTGATTGGCCATTTGTTGCATTGCTGATACATGGAAATGCCAGATTCACACTTTCAGCGTACCTTGTCCCCCATTGAGCATCTCAACGCGGCCGCCTGGGCCTCCTCGTCAAGGAAGAACAATGATCATTGCTTCAACTTCAACGAATGCGGCGATGTCTGCCTACACCTCTGCCGTCGATGCAAAGGCTGCGGCCGATGCGCAAAAACGCGTCACGCAAGATGATCAGGCCAAGCCGCAGAACGATGATTCAGTGAGTCTGTCCAGCACCTCTACCGAGTACAGCAACTCGATCGCGGGCAACGCGCCGTTCTTCCCGGTGCGTTCGGGGATGAACGCCGATGCACTTGTCCTGGGCGCCTCCAAGCCTGGTGCGATCTCCAGTTCCAAGGACAAGACCTTTGCCGAAGTGGCCGCTGATGCCCGCAAGCGCATGGACGAAAAATACGCACTGATGACCGCCAGCGGCAAACCGTACACCGGCAGCGATGAAGACCGTAATGCGTTGATGGGCGATCTGGACCGACGTTCGCTGAACGCCGTCGCCACCAATCAGGGCGGGAAATTCACCGCGCAGGAACAAGCCTCGGCGCAAGCCTTGATGCGCCAGCAAGCCCGGCTC
This DNA window, taken from Pseudomonas fluorescens NCIMB 11764, encodes the following:
- a CDS encoding FMN-dependent NADH-azoreductase: MTTLLHIECSPRKQRSASLEVARRFISRYQEHIPNTEILTLDLWNMALPEFDDLAMEAKYAGLNGTALTPAQQEAWNTLKDLAAHLHRADVLVMSVPLWNFSIPYKLKHFIDLVSQKDILFSFDPERGLEGMLHNKTAVVAYARGLDFSAQSITPAERFDFQKPYVEAWLQFIGVTDVHSVIVEKTILGEDVDRGAREAATRQARKLADEICR
- a CDS encoding EAL domain-containing protein, which produces MSVRPCNDSARQSNDCHVVASQRKGNSETVGMAYAGNENTIEQLLDSARNWGHTTAWVVYRAGEQMHLVGQGDPRARWPSSVANDEFEAFCLTWRLHRWPTGKGESELGWLLAPVDDAAEPALAEFAQRLGIEVQTNTLARAQITQRVLYEITYLASSTRDRSVFLVGVHQLLASLIDAENFYLALYDPHSGKIDYPYYVDIIDVDAVESQHYEYLDPSHLSLTGQVLTTGQPLLIDAAGILAAQAEERFYCVGDRPEFWMGAPLKNASDDVFGMLAMQVYEVSRTYSAEDRALFLVVARHVAMALDRILHREDLEATVIRRTLELSALNDALRQEVAERERAEHLQSALFQIAELSSQPGDMAELFQTLHGIVGDLLFARNFYIALFDDATSEVTFPYYVDERQTTCPVARRGSRGLTEYVIRQRRPCLIDADEAERLTAHGEIEVADAYFQSYSWLGIPLFDGDVVRGVLAVQSYTSQVRYTLRDQELLTFVSRHIDTALSRRTAAEAIHAANLKLEARVQNRTRELDHANAKLQHENSHDALTGLPNRTYLQQRLNLAWSQFGSEGGHLAVMFIDLDRFKLVNDSLGHHFGDLLLRQAAHRLRGCLRDTDMLARLGGDEFSVLAPDAPLDVVIEIAERILVAFDLPFLINGYEVFSSCSIGIVSADSQFHMEPADLLRDADAAMYRVKSAGRDSYAVFNQEVRREVSDQVEREGALRNALKRTDELLPYFQPIVSVESGELVALEALIRWHQPGGRVIAPGEFLPDVEGLRLIGRLDLYMLTSIAMILAQPEHANWPPVHVNCSSYSMTRPDFASDVLALLARHRVEPSRICLELTEGALVAEPAIARLTMQQLADNGMSVVLDDFGAGFSSLSYVHQYRFSGLKIDKSFILELTASPRSRAIVRAIVRMAESLDLSVVAEGVEDQATLDLLREMGAGQAQGYYFAKPMGLEALLTSSLIEG
- a CDS encoding DUF4287 domain-containing protein, with protein sequence MTDDSKLKGPASYFPSIEKKYGQPITHWLTLLTTVSGKKHMEMVALLKTEHGMGHGHANALVAYFLASAKTD
- a CDS encoding epoxide hydrolase family protein; this translates as MKFAFVAAAVAVMLTSSLPANAVATEETEAIRPFQIHVPDRDLADLRERIAATRWPDKETVSDRSQGAQLEQLKALVHYWGTSYDWRKVEARLNALPQYVTTIDGVDIHFIWVRSPRPNALPLIMTHGWPGSILEFIDVVGPLSDPVAHGGNAADAFDVVIPSIPGYGFSGKPTGIGWDPDHIARAWAQLMKRLEYTRYVAQGGDWGGPITSAMARQAPAGLLGIHLNLPATIPPEATAALAAGGPAPENFSAQERATFDAVATLIKQGNLAYSAMMAARPQMMGYGVADSPSFLAALLLVHPGFSKWMYGADAQQLPTKDQVLDNFTLYWLTNSAASAGRLYWENKGRSPLSSAAQKTTEISLPVAVTVFPDDVYFPPETWARRAYSRLIYFHQADKGGHFAAWEQPRLFTEELRTAFKSLR
- a CDS encoding class I SAM-dependent methyltransferase yields the protein MSAPESTLLQSWHLNARSWIEAIRAGTIESRHTVTDQAILLAVLGRQPERVLDLGCGEGWLLRALTERSIEAVGVDGDATLVEAARAAGTSVVHLASYEALAEAKVDIGRDYNLICANFALLHQDIIPLLAAMPPLLAPDGALVIQTLHPWAAAAGDYQDGWRTETFAGFKGQWQPMPWYFRTLSSWLNALDMAGFRLAGLQEPQHPQSPVPQSLLLIAEPSGRE
- a CDS encoding GNAT family N-acetyltransferase; amino-acid sequence: MKPVRIRTLESTDAEALLTFELDNREWFERHIDARDAAFYSTRGVTEHITAYLSDYAAGTWHPFVIEDAGRKIVGRANLKGIDTAERSAEVGYRIAQSACGQGLATQAVEHLIQEARLRWNLKQLVANVYAANIGSAKVLARCGFLIEHPSGQEGTAQEYRFGLSI
- a CDS encoding LysR substrate-binding domain-containing protein, with translation MFDTLLLKTFVAVVDEEGFSRAAEKLHLTQSAVSGHVRRLEEQIGKPLLTRTTRSQQLTPDGERLLSYARTILVLNRDAWAELTRTPFHGRLRIGVSEDFVESRLLRTFQDFAAQYPGMEIDVQVSIPGTLLALMKQGHLELVIGSLCETSEAGLLLWQEPLVWAWSAQPVTQLPTPLPLALFPEPCPYREAALKRLAQAGIAQRTAMLCSSTAGLQAAALAGFAVAPMPLSQLRQGLVVLGAEQGLPELPDAEFRLFTSPEADQAIVAAFTQLIVAYCSARRA